The Alkalihalobacillus sp. TS-13 genomic interval TTTCTGCCGTTTTGTATACGTGTGCAGCCTCGCGCAGCTTATCGGGAACGTACTTTTCACTGACTTTGATCACTCCATATACCGTTCCATCTTTCACGAGCTTGATCCGTTCGCCGATTTGTATTTCTTCTGCTTTTTCCTCACTGACAGGTAGTGTAATCGGGATGCTCCAAGGTAGACCGTTTTCAAGCCTCAGATCATTTACGACACTTTCATAATCTTTTTTTCCAAGAAAACCTTCGAGTGGACTATACGCCCCGATTGCGATCAACTCAAGATCGCTCAAGGCTGTACCATCCAATTCAATTTCTTTTTTCAAAGACTCGTAATCAAAGGAGAGATCGATTCGATTGATCAATTTCCCTCCATGTGGAATGCTTGTGCTCATTTAAACTCCTCCTTGTTCATGTATGGTACGTTTCTCTGCCTTGATCGTTTTGATCAGACTCAGTGAACCGACTGTTGCGATGAAAACACTTCCGATCACACTGATTGTGTAGAAATCACTATCTAATAGGACCTTGACCATCCCGTAGGCAATCACAAGTGAAAAGACAGGGGAGACGACCCAAACTTTGACCATTTGCAAAATGATGTTCTTTTGGAGGAACGAAAATCCCTTCTGTCCAGTACCGATCCCGATGATGGCAGATGTTGTGATTTGTGTTAGCGGGACTGGAATGCCGAAAATAGATGCTATGATGACCAATCCGGCACCGGTACCTGATATCGCACTTCCTTCTAGAAGTGAGAATTTCGTAATACGTTTTCCATTTGTCTCTAACACCTTCCCTCCAAAGAAGATGGCTCCTAAAGCGATGAATGCACCTCCGAGCAATGTTCCATGTGAGATTGAAAGTATTCCAGCTCCGACCAGTGGGCCAATCGCATTTGCAACATTGTTCATCCCTGCTGAGAAAGCTTCAAGAAAACCCATGAGGATCAACAATCCCGTTAAATACCTCTTCCATCTCCCCTCAAGGAAAGTACCATATCTTTCTTGAATGTATTGGATCAACTTCCCCGTTATCAACGCAAACAGAAAAGCGATGATTGGAATTAGTATCCAGAACAACACCACAGTCAACAAGGAGTCCACATACAGCGATTGGTAAGCTAAACCTACTCCAACTACTGATCCGACAGTTACTTCACTTGTCGATAACGGTATTCCGATCAGATTGGCAATCCCTAGAGAAATGGTTGCTGCACCAAGAATGATGACAGCCGTTTGAATCGTGATGAGGTCAGAGGGTACAATCCCAGAACCGATTGTTTTTACGACTTCACCCCCACCAATGACCGCTCCTAGAAAAACACCTGTTCCACATATGGCCAATGCAATGATTTTCTTATTGATCGCACCTGAGCCGTAAGAGACACCCATGGAGGCAGCAGCCCCGCTTGCTCCCATATTCATGGCGAAAAAGAAGGCGACGATAAACGCGATCACAACCATCTAAGAATCCTCCTCATCAGGATGGATGAAGACCGCATTCAGTCTTTTTCAAATTCGTCCATCTCCCCGCCCGTAAATCTGCTCCATCCTCCGTCGGCAGGGTGCATTTCTCACAGCCGATGCTTGGATATCCCTGGTCATGCAGGACGTTATAAGGGAGGTCATAGGTATGAATGTATCGCCAGACATCTTTCCAGGACCAGTGAATCAATGGACAAACTTTGATAGCTTGGAACTTTTCATCTTTATTGATGAATTCCGTGTTTCTTCTCGTAGGTGATTGGTCTCTTCTAAGCCCCGATATCCATGCCTTGTGACCGGATAATGCTTGTGTAAGTGGAACAATCTTGCGAATATGGCAGCATTGGTTCGGATCTCGTTCCCAAAGGCTTTCTCCATATGCTTCAGCTTGTTCTTCGACTGTCAGTTCGGGTTTCTTCAGATCAATTTGTAATTTGGGATAGCGAGCTTTCACCCTTTCAATCAGTTCATAGGTTTCGGTGAAGTGAAGTCCAGTATCAAGGAAAACGATTTTCGCTTCAGGATTCACTTTTGAAATCAAATCAATCAATACGATACCTTCAGCACCGAAGCTGCACGCATAAATGATGTCATCTCCATATAAGTCATAAGCCCACTCTAAAACGTGTAAAGCCCCTTTAGTTTCTTGATCGATCGGAATATCCAGTTTGTTGTCAGACCAAGTTTCGTACGATAATAATTGTGCCAATTTCAATCCCTCCTATCCTTTCTGTAAAAAAGAAAGAGGCAACTTTAACTTGTTCAAAGGTTAAAGTCGCCTCTAGTTTGTCTAGTCAGCAGCCTTTTCGTTTTCTTCAAATTTGTAAATGTTTCATGTAAAGAAAATTTAGCAAAGCCAAGACTTAGGCGTAGGCTGAGCCATTAGTTGCACTTATACTGAAGAAAGTATTTTATACTTTCTTTAAGTGAAAAAAAGTCTTCCAATTTGGAAGACTTTTAGGCTAATCTGCGTTTCACCTTATCTACCAAAATGGGAATCCATTTTGCTGGATTTAGCACCTTGCATCATGCAGGTTGCCGGACATCATTGGGCCAGGTCCCTCTGTCACTCTGGATAAGATTTAATTTGATTATTATTCTAACTATTCCAATAAGGAAAGTCAACAACCTTTTTTACATGTTCTGATTATTTTTACGGTTGGACCTCCTAAATACACGTATAGCAATAGATCGAGCGGTTATTAAACTTCTACTGTTTTTCTTTCTTCAAGTTCAAATGCTTCATGTAAGCATTCCACTGCAGAAATCATCGCGGAACTAGACACAATTGTAGAAACCTTGATTTCGGATGTGCTGACCATCTTGATTTTTATCCCACCTGAAGAAAGAACGTTAAACATTTTTGCAGCAACGCCTGGATTGGAAATCATTCCTGAGCCTACGATCGAAACTTTCGCAAGGTCGCCTTCATACGTAATATGATCATAATTCAATTCTGGTTGATATTCACTCAATACTTCCAGTGCTTGATTGAGCATCTCTGAATCCAATGAAAAAGAGATATCCGTCGCTTCTTTTCCGTTTGTGTTCTGGATAATGATGTCCACATTGATTTTTTGATCAGAAAGGATCGTGAATAATTTTGCTAATGTATTGATATCATCCTGTAAGTTATGAACGGTCACTTTTGTTACATTACTCTCAAACGCGATTCCTCGCACTGTAAGATTGCCTTCCATTGAAACTTCCTCCTCTATCATGGTCCCGGTTTCTTTTTCGATACTTGAACGAACCTCTAGCTTAACGTTGTAATTTTTAGCGAATTCGACGGACCGAGGATGTAGTACTCCGGCGCCAAGGTTCGCCATTTCAAGCATTTCATCATAGGAGATCGAATCCAGCTTCCTTGCCCCTCCAACTACTCTTGGATCGGTTGTGTATACCCCCGTGACATCCGTATAGATCTCACATTTTTCCGCTTTTAAAGAAGCGGCCAAAGCTACAGCTGTCGTATCAGACCCACCTCTGCCGAGGGTCGCGATTTCCTCTTCATCAGTCAAACCCTGGAATCCAGCGACGATGACAATGTTTCCTTCGGCCAGGTGTCCATTGATTCGCTTGTTGTTGATGTCTAAAATTCTTGCATTCCCATGTGCAGCTTCCGTTTTGATACCAGCTTGCCAGCCAGTAAGTGAGACAGATTGATATCCTTTTTGTTGTAAAGCCATTGCCAACAACGACATCGAAACTTGCTCTCCTGTAGATACGAGCATATCAAGTTCCCTATTTGAGGGATTATCAGAAATGTCATTTGCCATTTGAATCAGATGGTCCGTACTTTTTCCCATTGCTGAAACAACTACGACTACGTCTTTGTCCTGATTGTAAGTCTCAATAACACGATCAGCCACATTTTGAATTCGTTCAATCGATCCTACAGATGTACCACCATATTTTTGTACGATTAATGCCATGATTCCATTCCTTTCATGTTAAGAAATAGGCTTTGTTAGTTCTTGTTGTTGATTTCTACGAAATTCACTCCCTTTCCGCGGGCCTCCTCACTGGCACAGGATGTGAACACAAAAATGAAATCATTTTCGTGTCTGCGATGGGAATTCTTAGAAGCTTTCCTTATGCTGGCTTCGACGTTCACCATAGGACGTGGTGGTATTTAGTCGAAGTTCATTATTGTAGTCGAAGATCCTTTAAAAAAAGGTGGGTTCTCGTCTGGACCGCTTTTCCCGCAGGAGTGACGTAATTTTCTCTTAAAATCAACAAAGTCCACTAACAGGAGCAAGAAATAAAAAAATCGACTCATTAGTGTGACGGACGTTCATCCGCAACCATGTTTAAATGGTTGAAATAAAACAAATCGCCAGACTTAAGAGTCGATCCTCAAACGTCTGCCACACTTATTCCCTTTACGTGAGATAGTCCTCCATACGCCAGCAGGGAGCATGGTCGTATGACAGCCCTGTACTTATTCAATACAGGTCCAGCCAGATGTTTGTTGAGACGACAATCCAGCTTCGGCGAATTCCCCTTTCCTTTTGCACTCATTAGAGCCCAACCTCTTCATGCAAAATACTAATGGTCTTCGCGCCTCTACCATCACTTCAAACTAGCATGAAGTGTGGCCTTTAAATTTAATTGTTTGTTATTCTATCAGAAACACGACAATGAAACAAGCTTTTTTTCAAAATGGGAAATTCGTTGGAGGAAATGTGCTGTATCTATATAAAAAATAGAGCTGAACGTCAAATTCTGTGTCATCTAGCACCATTAACAGTTGTCTTGATTAGACTCTAGTTATTGTGTACGTGATGAACAGGGATTATCTACAAGAATGAAGGCTCAAGTTACAAAAATAAGAAATTACCTACAAAAATAAGGTTCTTATCTACAAAAACAAGAGGATGCCCTTTTGGACAACCCCTATTAGAAATCATACTCTTCTACGATTTTCTTCGTGATCAATTTATACCCTTTTTTATTGGGATGCAGGGAATCACTGAAATATTCAGTGGACTTCTCCTGGAATAGCTCGTTTGTCGATATGAATTTCACACGAGGATAATGACTGACGATCTCCTGGCTGGTAACATTCCATTCTTCAATCACTTGCTCTATTTTTGTAGATGAAGGATATGGGTTATAAAGGCCGAGAAATAAAATAGGTGCGTCCCGATTTTCATCCCGAATAATTGTCATGATATCCTCTACATTCTGTTTATAATCCGCTTTTCCCGCTTTCAACCGTTCTTCATGAATAGGAAGCAGATTGTTGCCGTTACTTTTGATGACATCATTCGTACCAATAAAAATGATGAAATAATCCGCGTCGTCTAAATTGTCTTTAACATCTGTATGTTGAATCTGATATAGCAGCCCATCTGTTTGCTGGTTGGGTATTCCATAATTCTGGACAGTAACTGCGCCATCATGATGGTTTGAAAGCAGTGTTTGAAGATCATCGACATATCCGCTACCCATATCATCACCCACACCATAGGTAAGCGAATCCCCCAATGCTACCAAATTTGTGCTTTTCTTTGTATTGGCTTCTTGCTTCTGATTCATTGCAATAATTCCTGCAATTACTGATATGAACAATATAATGCTAATGATATATACTAATATTTTTTTCATAGGCTCCTCCTAGTGGTTAATCCTTCCCTTTTACTATCGGGGTTAAACCAACTGTTCCATAGGAGAAGCTGTTTAGAACGCTATAGATGATTACATGCTCTTATAGAAAAATAAATTATTTTCCTATACTTTTTCTATGCGCGATTTATTTTCTTTCTGAAACAAATAAGCCTCATCTAAACCGAGCACTGATAACTTATGGGGGTTCGCATAAACGGCAGTTCCTTCTGGTATCGCAATGATTGAAGTATCAAAGCAGTCAACGTATTCGTAGAGTTTCAGATCACTTTTCTCTTGATAGTGACACCAAACCGAATACCCATTAACAAGATTCAAACCATGAAGGTCGACCGTTTCTTTTTCATCCATGACTGTGATTATTTTCCCTAAAATGTTCGCACCTGCACTTTGACCGTAAATTGTTCCTCCAGCTTCATGATAGTGAGTCAACACCTTATCAAAAGCTGTATCTTTAAACTTTTTCAATATACACATGGGGTCACCGCCACTAATGTATACAGCTGAAAATTGCATGATATCATCAAACGTTTTCCCTCTGAGATCAGTCCACATCATGATTTCACTCACTCCTAGTGGATCGAAAACACTTTTCACATAATCCAGACAACGATCATAGGGTCTGAACTCGGGATCACCTGCAAGAGGAATATCAAGCAGCGGTTTCTCAGGATCAATCTTTCGGATAAAATATTCGTTTACCTCACGTGTCAGTTCAGCATTTCCGCCACCGGAAAGGAATAATTCTCCCATAAAAACCCCCTTCTAAAGTTTGGTCGTATTATAACTTCCGAGGATTTGAACTTGGTGCCCGTATGTTTCAAGGATCGTCATCGCTTTGATCATATCCGGATTATCTACTCCCTTTTGTGTTTCGACAAAAAAGCGATAGGTTCCTAACTTCTTTTTGGTTGGACGAGATTCAATCCAAGAGAGATTGATTGATAATGATCCAAAAACATTCAAAATCGTGACCAACACCCCAGGTCGTTCTTCGAAAGGAGTGATGACCAGCATCGCTTTTTCTGAAGAGGCAATTTCGTCAGGAGGGTTCGAAACAACAACAAAACGGGTATGATTTTCCGTGAAATCTTGAATGTTTTCTTTGACTAACTCCAACCCGAAAGCTTTTGCTGACCATTCTGAGGCAATGGCTCCGAACTCCACCTTAGCTTCATCCCGGACAGCTTTTGCTGCAGCAGCGGTACTGTTGAAATGTCGACTGGATGCCCCTAAAGACTGAATGTAATCACGACATTGCGCTAAAGCAGGGGGAATCGACCAGACCTCTTGGATCTTATTGAGATCCGCTCCTTTCACACCTAGCAAGTGTAGAGCTACAGGAAGTATGACTTCCCCTTCTATGAAAAGGTCATTCATCAACAAGCCATCTATTGTAATATTGATCGTCCCTTCAATTGAATTTTCAATCGGGACAATTCCTTTTTCAACTTTCTTTTTTCGAATTGCATCCAATACATCTAAAATGGATTCACACATCAGACCATCCATTTGTTTAGATGAAAAATATCGAACAGCAGCTTCCTCTGAAAAAGTTCCTTTAGGTCCTAAATAGGCGACTTTCATTATGCGACTCCTTTAACAAATGATGATTAATTCCTATACTCTAGCCTAAATTCAAATGTAAATCAACTATAACCTATAGCACCTTTTTCGTTTGCAAAATTTACTCCCTTTTTACGGGCAAACGAAAAGCGGAAGCGACCCGATCAGTCAAGTAGGTCATCTGACCATTAAAAGAAGGTCCCAAGTGATGACCGGAACCTTACTTGTTGCTATCTACTTAAGCTTTTGCTCGATTTCAGTATGTACAGATTCGATTTTCTCTGGAAGGACAAAGAGATATTCGATAAGACCTTCCAGGAGTTCCATCAACAAGACTGCAGTCTCATCATCGATTTCCCTTTCTAGTTCAAGCATTTCGTAAAAAGGACGATCCGGATGAACCAAATGGCTCAGTGATTGGATTGGTTTAGATAAATCGACATGCTTTGGTAATTGCTCGAATTGCTGAGAAAGGGACTGTTCTTTCGTTTTATCTCCAAGATAGTTTTTGAGAACACTTTCAATCACTCGCTTTGACATGACTGCAGTTGCAGAATTGTCTTTCGACTGACT includes:
- a CDS encoding inorganic phosphate transporter yields the protein MVVIAFIVAFFFAMNMGASGAAASMGVSYGSGAINKKIIALAICGTGVFLGAVIGGGEVVKTIGSGIVPSDLITIQTAVIILGAATISLGIANLIGIPLSTSEVTVGSVVGVGLAYQSLYVDSLLTVVLFWILIPIIAFLFALITGKLIQYIQERYGTFLEGRWKRYLTGLLILMGFLEAFSAGMNNVANAIGPLVGAGILSISHGTLLGGAFIALGAIFFGGKVLETNGKRITKFSLLEGSAISGTGAGLVIIASIFGIPVPLTQITTSAIIGIGTGQKGFSFLQKNIILQMVKVWVVSPVFSLVIAYGMVKVLLDSDFYTISVIGSVFIATVGSLSLIKTIKAEKRTIHEQGGV
- the pheA gene encoding prephenate dehydratase, yielding MKVAYLGPKGTFSEEAAVRYFSSKQMDGLMCESILDVLDAIRKKKVEKGIVPIENSIEGTINITIDGLLMNDLFIEGEVILPVALHLLGVKGADLNKIQEVWSIPPALAQCRDYIQSLGASSRHFNSTAAAAKAVRDEAKVEFGAIASEWSAKAFGLELVKENIQDFTENHTRFVVVSNPPDEIASSEKAMLVITPFEERPGVLVTILNVFGSLSINLSWIESRPTKKKLGTYRFFVETQKGVDNPDMIKAMTILETYGHQVQILGSYNTTKL
- a CDS encoding aspartate kinase; translated protein: MALIVQKYGGTSVGSIERIQNVADRVIETYNQDKDVVVVVSAMGKSTDHLIQMANDISDNPSNRELDMLVSTGEQVSMSLLAMALQQKGYQSVSLTGWQAGIKTEAAHGNARILDINNKRINGHLAEGNIVIVAGFQGLTDEEEIATLGRGGSDTTAVALAASLKAEKCEIYTDVTGVYTTDPRVVGGARKLDSISYDEMLEMANLGAGVLHPRSVEFAKNYNVKLEVRSSIEKETGTMIEEEVSMEGNLTVRGIAFESNVTKVTVHNLQDDINTLAKLFTILSDQKINVDIIIQNTNGKEATDISFSLDSEMLNQALEVLSEYQPELNYDHITYEGDLAKVSIVGSGMISNPGVAAKMFNVLSSGGIKIKMVSTSEIKVSTIVSSSAMISAVECLHEAFELEERKTVEV
- a CDS encoding phosphoadenylyl-sulfate reductase, whose amino-acid sequence is MAQLLSYETWSDNKLDIPIDQETKGALHVLEWAYDLYGDDIIYACSFGAEGIVLIDLISKVNPEAKIVFLDTGLHFTETYELIERVKARYPKLQIDLKKPELTVEEQAEAYGESLWERDPNQCCHIRKIVPLTQALSGHKAWISGLRRDQSPTRRNTEFINKDEKFQAIKVCPLIHWSWKDVWRYIHTYDLPYNVLHDQGYPSIGCEKCTLPTEDGADLRAGRWTNLKKTECGLHPS
- a CDS encoding GDSL-type esterase/lipase family protein, which gives rise to MKKILVYIISIILFISVIAGIIAMNQKQEANTKKSTNLVALGDSLTYGVGDDMGSGYVDDLQTLLSNHHDGAVTVQNYGIPNQQTDGLLYQIQHTDVKDNLDDADYFIIFIGTNDVIKSNGNNLLPIHEERLKAGKADYKQNVEDIMTIIRDENRDAPILFLGLYNPYPSSTKIEQVIEEWNVTSQEIVSHYPRVKFISTNELFQEKSTEYFSDSLHPNKKGYKLITKKIVEEYDF
- a CDS encoding Type 1 glutamine amidotransferase-like domain-containing protein, with the translated sequence MGELFLSGGGNAELTREVNEYFIRKIDPEKPLLDIPLAGDPEFRPYDRCLDYVKSVFDPLGVSEIMMWTDLRGKTFDDIMQFSAVYISGGDPMCILKKFKDTAFDKVLTHYHEAGGTIYGQSAGANILGKIITVMDEKETVDLHGLNLVNGYSVWCHYQEKSDLKLYEYVDCFDTSIIAIPEGTAVYANPHKLSVLGLDEAYLFQKENKSRIEKV